In Candidatus Nitrosotalea sinensis, one DNA window encodes the following:
- a CDS encoding 30S ribosomal protein S17, producing the protein MTRNIGLQVKEPKSKCDDTLCPFHGILSIRGKLVQGKVVSAKAPRTVVVQQEFPRLDIKYKRYARSQSKLHAHRPQCIDVKEGDVVLTAECRPISKSVSFVVVEVVS; encoded by the coding sequence ATGACAAGAAACATAGGTCTTCAAGTAAAAGAACCAAAATCAAAATGTGACGACACTCTTTGTCCATTTCATGGTATTTTGAGTATTCGAGGAAAACTAGTACAAGGTAAAGTAGTCAGTGCAAAAGCACCAAGAACAGTAGTTGTACAACAAGAATTTCCAAGATTGGATATAAAATACAAGAGATATGCACGTAGCCAAAGTAAATTGCATGCTCACAGACCACAATGCATTGATGTAAAAGAAGGAGATGTCGTTCTTACAGCTGAATGTAGGCCTATTTCAAAAAGTGTATCATTTGTAGTAGTTGAGGTAGTATCATAA
- the rplD gene encoding 50S ribosomal protein L4, with the protein MKVPVLSTTGSVDGDIELPLVFSTPVRNDLIHRAYIHLESHSFQRQGRYPNAGMDVVAESNSPPTGHHQARVARMAGGGGGRQGQAGGVAMVRKGRQAHPPTSERVIYKMLNKKENKLALCSALAATTSSTLVKLRGHKIDKITTLPLVVSDQIESVSKSKELAKILDSLNLTQDVDRLRNRLKGRSGKPLLRGRKTKVGKSILLVVKDSKNLAKASGSLLGVDVVDAKNLSVLDLAPGAQPVRLTVFSKGAIEEISKIKSPHLEILVTTK; encoded by the coding sequence ATGAAAGTTCCAGTATTATCCACAACAGGATCTGTTGATGGTGACATTGAGTTACCTCTTGTATTTTCTACTCCTGTTAGAAACGATCTAATTCACAGAGCTTACATTCATCTAGAATCCCATTCATTTCAAAGACAAGGCAGATATCCAAATGCCGGTATGGACGTAGTTGCAGAATCTAACAGTCCTCCTACTGGTCATCATCAAGCAAGAGTTGCAAGAATGGCTGGTGGTGGAGGTGGCAGACAGGGTCAAGCTGGTGGAGTTGCAATGGTTAGAAAGGGAAGACAAGCTCATCCACCAACTTCTGAGCGGGTGATATATAAAATGCTCAACAAAAAAGAAAATAAACTTGCTTTGTGCTCTGCACTTGCTGCAACAACATCATCAACACTTGTAAAACTTAGAGGTCACAAAATAGACAAGATCACAACTCTACCACTAGTTGTATCTGATCAAATTGAATCAGTTTCAAAATCAAAAGAATTGGCAAAGATTCTAGATTCACTAAATCTGACACAAGATGTAGATAGACTGAGAAATAGACTAAAGGGGCGTTCCGGAAAACCTCTTTTAAGAGGTCGTAAAACAAAAGTTGGAAAAAGTATCTTACTAGTTGTAAAAGATTCAAAGAACCTTGCCAAAGCATCAGGCTCATTGTTGGGAGTTGATGTGGTAGACGCGAAGAACCTTAGCGTACTTGATCTGGCTCCAGGTGCACAACCTGTCAGACTAACTGTATTCTCAAAAGGTGCAATTGAAGAAATATCAAAGATAAAATCTCCTCATCTTGAAATTCTGGTGACAACGAAATGA
- the rplW gene encoding 50S ribosomal protein L23: protein MNLEEATHIILKPYITEKTFALVENESRICFLVREEATKPKIIEAIKLLYKEDPVGLNVCRTVYGKKAFVKFQTVEKARDLATKIGML, encoded by the coding sequence ATGAATCTTGAAGAAGCAACTCATATAATATTAAAGCCGTATATTACTGAAAAAACTTTTGCATTAGTAGAAAACGAGAGCAGAATATGCTTTTTGGTAAGAGAAGAAGCTACAAAACCAAAAATTATCGAGGCAATAAAATTGCTCTATAAAGAAGATCCAGTTGGACTAAATGTGTGCAGGACAGTTTATGGCAAAAAAGCATTTGTTAAATTCCAAACAGTTGAAAAGGCACGGGACTTGGCCACCAAGATAGGAATGCTATAA
- a CDS encoding ribonuclease P protein component 1 has product MITSQNIFYHELIGLDTSIVQSSNNQLVGLSGKILDETKSMFFIQTVTGVKMIPKNYSTWQFHIDGMPVSVNGNTIMKRSYERMGVKA; this is encoded by the coding sequence ATGATAACATCACAAAATATATTCTATCATGAATTGATTGGACTTGATACTTCTATAGTGCAATCTAGCAATAATCAACTTGTGGGATTGAGCGGAAAAATACTTGATGAAACAAAATCAATGTTTTTCATTCAAACTGTTACAGGAGTAAAAATGATTCCAAAAAACTACTCTACATGGCAATTTCATATTGATGGCATGCCTGTCAGTGTTAATGGAAACACTATAATGAAAAGATCATATGAAAGAATGGGGGTTAAAGCATGA
- a CDS encoding 50S ribosomal protein L22, with amino-acid sequence MHFSYAFQNYDKTRHVRAALREKTISHKHAREIAHTIKGKSIESARIYLQSVVGLERAVPFKRYHNEVGHKSDSGVMSGRYPQKAASEFIRLLDNLESNAEYRGMDLDRLKIINATVHKGRKLERFTPRAMGRATPKVDILTHVELVAQEI; translated from the coding sequence ATGCATTTTAGCTACGCCTTCCAAAATTATGATAAAACACGACACGTACGTGCTGCATTACGAGAAAAAACAATATCTCACAAACATGCAAGAGAAATTGCACACACTATCAAAGGAAAATCAATTGAATCTGCAAGGATATACTTGCAATCCGTTGTTGGTCTAGAACGCGCTGTTCCATTCAAAAGATATCATAACGAAGTTGGGCACAAGTCTGATTCTGGTGTAATGTCTGGAAGATATCCTCAAAAAGCAGCATCTGAATTCATACGATTATTAGATAATCTGGAATCAAATGCAGAATATCGTGGAATGGATCTTGATCGTCTAAAAATAATCAATGCAACTGTTCACAAGGGTAGAAAACTGGAAAGATTTACTCCTCGTGCAATGGGTCGTGCTACTCCAAAAGTTGACATTCTTACTCACGTTGAGCTAGTAGCTCAGGAGATTTAA
- a CDS encoding 50S ribosomal protein L5 — MAKQQTESPMKKISISKVVLNMGVGKSGEPLEKAKRALKHISGQQPSPRYARATQRDWGVHKGEPIGVAVTVRNEPAIQLIKRLFAAKGNQVKGSSFDDFGNLSFGIREHIDIPGVKYDPQDGILGLDIAISLTRPGFSIRVRSKHKASIGRTHVITAEEAKAFLTREFGIQVV, encoded by the coding sequence ATGGCTAAACAACAAACTGAATCTCCAATGAAAAAGATTTCAATTTCCAAAGTAGTTCTAAACATGGGTGTAGGAAAATCCGGTGAACCACTTGAAAAGGCTAAACGTGCATTAAAACATATTTCTGGTCAACAACCATCACCACGATACGCAAGAGCAACACAACGTGATTGGGGTGTACACAAGGGTGAACCAATCGGTGTTGCAGTGACTGTAAGAAATGAACCTGCAATTCAATTGATTAAGAGATTGTTTGCAGCAAAAGGAAATCAAGTAAAAGGTTCATCATTTGATGACTTTGGAAATCTCTCTTTTGGCATAAGAGAACATATTGATATTCCAGGAGTAAAGTATGATCCACAAGACGGTATCTTGGGATTAGATATTGCTATTTCATTGACAAGACCGGGCTTCAGTATTAGAGTAAGAAGTAAACACAAGGCAAGTATTGGACGCACTCATGTTATAACAGCAGAAGAAGCAAAAGCATTTCTAACCCGTGAGTTTGGAATTCAAGTGGTATAG
- a CDS encoding 30S ribosomal protein S14 — translation MKNRDYKITGRTEHKFGKGSRWCKRCGDYNAVIQKYDLDLCRRCFREVANSLGFRKFK, via the coding sequence ATGAAGAATCGTGATTACAAAATAACTGGAAGGACAGAACACAAGTTCGGAAAAGGTTCTAGATGGTGTAAAAGATGTGGCGATTATAATGCAGTAATTCAAAAATATGATCTTGATCTTTGCAGAAGATGCTTTAGAGAAGTTGCCAATTCTTTAGGATTTAGGAAATTCAAGTGA
- a CDS encoding 30S ribosomal protein S4e, producing the protein MVSISGSKKLKRQMAPLFWGITRKDKRFVVTVKPGGHKKDISIPTAVFIRDTLKLATSLREAKSVIYGGKVKVDGVVRSSLHHGIGLMDVVELEGVSDVYRLVPKDLTVLKPIKIDSSEKTKKLLKVTRKVTIKDKKTQLGFHDGRTLVTDTKVNVGDTCVVEVPKTKILNVITLEKGVQVMITSGVNAGRMGKIVELKPGTFVLPKRADVDLGDRQIEIPADLVMAVGKDKPVIQIQ; encoded by the coding sequence ATGGTTAGTATTTCAGGCAGTAAAAAACTAAAAAGACAAATGGCTCCACTCTTCTGGGGCATTACAAGAAAAGACAAGAGATTTGTTGTTACTGTCAAACCCGGTGGTCATAAAAAAGATATTTCCATTCCAACTGCAGTGTTTATACGTGATACTCTAAAACTTGCAACTTCTCTGAGAGAAGCAAAATCTGTGATATATGGAGGGAAAGTAAAAGTTGATGGAGTGGTAAGAAGCTCACTTCACCACGGTATTGGCTTGATGGATGTTGTAGAATTGGAAGGAGTATCTGATGTCTATAGGCTTGTACCAAAAGATTTGACTGTTCTAAAACCAATTAAAATTGACTCTTCAGAAAAGACAAAAAAACTACTCAAAGTAACTAGAAAAGTGACAATCAAAGATAAAAAAACTCAACTCGGATTTCATGATGGAAGAACACTTGTTACAGATACTAAAGTAAATGTTGGAGATACATGCGTGGTTGAAGTTCCAAAAACCAAAATACTAAATGTGATAACTCTTGAAAAAGGTGTTCAAGTTATGATAACAAGTGGAGTAAATGCAGGACGTATGGGTAAAATTGTTGAACTAAAGCCTGGAACATTTGTTCTTCCAAAAAGAGCAGATGTTGATTTGGGTGATAGACAAATCGAGATTCCGGCAGACCTAGTAATGGCAGTAGGAAAAGACAAACCTGTCATACAAATCCAGTGA
- the rpmC gene encoding 50S ribosomal protein L29 — MARIKMKTVREFNETDLKDRLAQLRSELTKLKIEASKGTLRKDSGKVKPLRRDIARVLTRLNEMKSK; from the coding sequence ATGGCTCGCATAAAAATGAAAACTGTACGGGAATTCAATGAAACAGATCTTAAAGATAGATTGGCACAATTACGTTCGGAATTAACAAAACTAAAGATTGAAGCATCAAAAGGAACATTACGAAAAGATAGTGGAAAGGTAAAACCACTTCGAAGAGATATCGCAAGAGTATTAACCAGATTAAATGAGATGAAATCCAAATGA
- a CDS encoding 30S ribosomal protein S19: MVKEYKYRGLQLEEIQNLSLEKLFELLPSRARRSLRRGITDGKRKLLEEIKSAKAGKSNTQIKTHLRDVIILPYFVGLTIHVYSGKEFLPVTIRQEMVGHYLGEFVRTNKRVVHGAPGVGASRSSLYVPLK, from the coding sequence ATGGTTAAAGAATACAAGTACCGCGGTTTGCAATTAGAAGAGATCCAAAACCTCTCTCTAGAAAAATTATTTGAATTATTGCCATCCAGGGCAAGAAGATCACTTAGACGAGGCATCACTGACGGAAAACGCAAACTTTTAGAAGAAATTAAATCTGCCAAAGCAGGTAAATCTAATACACAAATCAAGACACATCTACGAGATGTCATTATTTTGCCCTATTTTGTGGGATTGACAATTCATGTTTATTCAGGAAAAGAATTCTTACCAGTTACAATTAGACAGGAAATGGTAGGACATTATCTGGGAGAATTTGTAAGAACTAACAAGAGAGTTGTACATGGAGCACCTGGTGTTGGCGCATCTAGGTCTAGTTTGTACGTGCCATTAAAGTGA
- a CDS encoding 50S ribosomal protein L6 — translation MSTKEVELHQVTIPIPDSVKASVTHKILHVQGPLGKTRKAFKKIPVDLQIEGKNVVLKSVGVRKRDYAIFKTAESIINTLFKGVQTGYTFKMKVVYAHFPITVKIKDGYIHVENFQGERAARTSKIFGETKVVSKGDDIIITGPVLTDVSQTAGSLQQNTKVKNKDHRVFLDGVYLFEKLDKIEK, via the coding sequence TTGTCTACTAAAGAAGTTGAGCTGCATCAGGTTACAATTCCAATTCCAGATTCTGTCAAGGCATCTGTAACTCATAAAATCTTGCATGTTCAAGGACCACTTGGAAAAACAAGAAAAGCATTCAAGAAAATACCTGTAGATTTGCAAATAGAAGGCAAAAATGTTGTATTGAAGTCTGTTGGTGTTCGTAAAAGAGATTATGCAATATTCAAGACTGCGGAATCTATCATCAATACTTTATTCAAAGGAGTCCAAACTGGATATACCTTCAAGATGAAAGTAGTTTATGCACACTTTCCAATCACCGTGAAAATAAAAGATGGATATATCCATGTAGAAAACTTCCAAGGCGAACGTGCTGCTAGGACATCGAAAATATTTGGTGAAACCAAAGTAGTTTCAAAAGGAGATGACATCATAATCACTGGACCCGTACTTACTGATGTTTCACAAACTGCTGGAAGCTTACAACAAAACACCAAAGTCAAAAATAAAGATCATAGAGTTTTCCTTGATGGTGTTTATCTTTTCGAGAAGCTCGACAAGATCGAAAAATAG
- a CDS encoding 30S ribosomal protein S8, with the protein MPTTNILANMFVTLYNTEARRKGDCVVLPTSKLATDVLKTLQNHSYIGEFEHVDDKKGGKFKIQLLAKITKCGAITPRFKVKKDGYAKWEQQYLPSYSRGMLIVTTNQGVMSHHEAIKKGLGGLLIGFVY; encoded by the coding sequence ATGCCGACAACTAATATTCTAGCAAACATGTTTGTAACTTTGTACAACACAGAAGCAAGACGAAAGGGAGACTGTGTAGTTCTGCCAACTTCAAAGCTTGCAACCGATGTTCTAAAAACATTGCAAAATCATAGCTATATCGGTGAATTTGAACACGTAGATGACAAGAAAGGTGGAAAGTTCAAGATACAGTTATTGGCTAAAATTACAAAATGTGGAGCAATTACACCTAGATTCAAAGTGAAAAAGGACGGATATGCAAAATGGGAACAACAATATCTACCATCATACTCACGTGGTATGCTGATTGTAACAACAAATCAAGGAGTAATGTCTCATCATGAGGCAATAAAAAAAGGCTTGGGAGGGCTATTGATAGGATTTGTCTACTAA
- a CDS encoding 30S ribosomal protein S3 produces the protein MSSVKNVINDSYKLMLLKDYLREAIKEAGFSEVDIQKTPTGTRVGLHVTRPGIVIGRKGSGIRDLTKVLETDFGLKNPQISVIEIVKPELEPSVMCNRMSQHLAKGTAFRRAVMWTMQTIMEAGAMGVQITTSGKLRGDRSSFEKHSKGILPRAGHQAAVVVSEDIAHVQTKMGLIGVRIRIARKERFVPEFEFKAIKKDLKQKSELPEEVEIVEETQIDPTKPRTESEAIEIEEKLIESVETFEEVEEELK, from the coding sequence ATGTCTTCTGTGAAAAACGTAATCAATGACAGTTACAAGTTGATGCTTCTAAAAGACTATCTTAGAGAGGCAATCAAGGAAGCAGGTTTTTCTGAAGTAGATATTCAAAAAACTCCTACTGGTACAAGGGTAGGATTGCATGTTACAAGACCAGGTATTGTAATTGGAAGAAAAGGTAGTGGAATACGCGATCTTACAAAAGTCTTGGAAACTGATTTTGGTCTTAAAAATCCACAAATTTCAGTAATTGAAATAGTAAAACCAGAACTTGAGCCTAGTGTTATGTGCAATAGAATGTCACAACACCTTGCAAAAGGAACTGCATTTAGACGTGCAGTCATGTGGACCATGCAAACTATAATGGAGGCCGGTGCCATGGGTGTGCAGATTACTACATCTGGAAAATTACGTGGAGACCGTTCTAGTTTTGAAAAACATAGTAAAGGTATACTCCCAAGAGCAGGACATCAAGCAGCAGTAGTGGTTTCAGAAGATATTGCTCATGTACAAACAAAGATGGGTCTTATTGGAGTTAGAATTAGAATAGCAAGAAAGGAAAGATTTGTTCCAGAATTTGAATTCAAGGCTATAAAGAAAGATTTGAAACAAAAATCAGAGTTGCCAGAAGAAGTTGAGATTGTAGAGGAAACTCAGATTGATCCAACCAAACCTCGTACAGAAAGTGAAGCAATTGAAATAGAAGAGAAATTAATCGAATCAGTTGAAACCTTTGAAGAAGTGGAAGAGGAACTCAAGTAA
- the rplX gene encoding 50S ribosomal protein L24 — translation MKPTTIRKKMLYAASQHLQSKQLGSHLSKDLKEKYHCSSMRVIEGDSVKVLRGEFKGIEGKVTRVSTEKRGIAIEGIKREKLKGGNVDIYIHPSNVIITSLNLEDKWRQSRLEGQKPKTAKVTSSPENKETKPKEQKEAKKEKPKETKNESKSDDKKDKSKNEKKGTK, via the coding sequence ATGAAACCTACAACAATAAGAAAAAAAATGTTGTATGCTGCATCTCAGCACTTGCAAAGCAAGCAACTTGGTTCACATCTGTCTAAGGATCTAAAAGAAAAATATCATTGCAGTAGTATGCGTGTAATTGAAGGTGATAGCGTTAAAGTATTGCGTGGCGAATTCAAAGGAATTGAAGGTAAAGTTACACGAGTGTCTACCGAAAAAAGAGGTATTGCAATTGAGGGTATAAAACGAGAAAAACTCAAAGGCGGAAATGTTGACATTTACATTCATCCATCAAACGTTATCATTACTTCACTTAATCTTGAAGACAAGTGGAGACAAAGCAGACTTGAAGGACAAAAACCAAAAACTGCAAAAGTAACATCATCTCCTGAAAACAAAGAAACAAAACCAAAAGAACAAAAAGAGGCTAAAAAAGAAAAACCAAAGGAAACAAAGAATGAATCAAAGTCAGATGATAAGAAAGACAAATCTAAAAATGAAAAAAAGGGGACTAAATAA
- a CDS encoding 50S ribosomal protein L14 produces MAATKSRAVSAKGVQEFRPYVTRALPLGAQVICADNTGAKILEIVMVQKTKTRVARYPSAAVGDFCNVVVKKGPGELRGQIFGAVIVRQKYPVRRLSGVRVTFEDNAAVLVTPEGEIKGTEIKGPVAVEAAEKYPRIANLASMVV; encoded by the coding sequence ATGGCAGCAACAAAGAGTCGTGCAGTATCTGCAAAAGGTGTTCAAGAATTCCGACCATATGTTACTAGAGCACTTCCACTTGGTGCACAAGTAATTTGTGCTGATAACACAGGTGCCAAGATTTTGGAGATTGTGATGGTTCAAAAAACAAAGACTAGAGTAGCTAGATATCCATCAGCTGCTGTTGGTGACTTTTGTAATGTTGTTGTAAAGAAAGGTCCTGGTGAATTAAGAGGACAAATATTTGGTGCCGTGATTGTAAGACAGAAATATCCTGTAAGAAGATTAAGCGGAGTAAGAGTAACTTTTGAAGATAATGCTGCAGTGCTTGTAACGCCTGAGGGTGAAATCAAAGGCACAGAAATTAAAGGCCCTGTAGCAGTAGAAGCAGCAGAGAAATATCCAAGAATCGCAAACTTGGCATCGATGGTGGTATAA